A DNA window from Candidatus Eremiobacterota bacterium contains the following coding sequences:
- a CDS encoding glycerophosphodiester phosphodiesterase family protein, producing the protein MDMRIGIAGNRALQESFREHESAGNPPVTSAAFPGISDSFAASEAPQPQKKPFIIGHRGASSLAPENTMASFRKAQTLGAEMIELDVHRTKDGALIIMHDDTVDRTTDGQGAVKDLTLREIKALDAGSWFSPDFKGEGVPTFDEVLQWARGKVKIDIEIKNSMQYPGIEKEIISLLKARGMEKNVIITSFDPQCIKNVKKEDSTIKTGVLLHPEPLVTSLKVGTPLGAFAGLAGSLLAGFHPAVTAGLAVAGGIAGFFASKAIGKKLSLKDAQDKDADILLPHWSIVDKQWVKDAHSQGTEIFAYTANKPKLVHKLLDYYGVDGIITDNPERFIENDDSFWPF; encoded by the coding sequence ATGGACATGAGAATTGGCATTGCAGGGAACAGGGCGCTGCAGGAGAGCTTCCGTGAGCATGAGAGCGCCGGTAACCCGCCTGTGACTTCAGCAGCCTTCCCGGGAATCTCAGACTCTTTTGCCGCTTCTGAGGCCCCGCAGCCTCAGAAGAAGCCTTTCATCATCGGCCACCGCGGCGCCTCGTCGCTTGCCCCCGAAAACACCATGGCATCTTTCAGGAAAGCCCAGACCCTCGGGGCCGAGATGATAGAGCTTGATGTCCACCGGACCAAAGACGGCGCCCTGATAATCATGCATGATGACACGGTGGACAGGACCACCGATGGCCAAGGCGCAGTGAAAGATCTCACATTGAGAGAGATAAAGGCTCTCGACGCCGGCTCGTGGTTTTCACCTGACTTCAAGGGGGAAGGGGTTCCCACCTTTGACGAGGTGCTTCAATGGGCACGGGGGAAAGTAAAAATTGACATCGAGATAAAAAACTCTATGCAGTACCCCGGTATCGAGAAGGAGATCATTTCACTCCTCAAGGCGCGGGGCATGGAGAAGAACGTCATCATCACCTCCTTTGATCCGCAGTGCATAAAGAACGTGAAAAAAGAGGACAGCACCATAAAGACAGGCGTGCTGCTCCATCCCGAACCGCTTGTCACTTCCCTGAAAGTCGGAACTCCCCTGGGGGCCTTCGCAGGCCTTGCAGGCAGCCTTCTCGCAGGCTTCCACCCCGCCGTCACGGCGGGGCTTGCCGTGGCCGGCGGGATAGCAGGCTTTTTCGCCTCAAAGGCTATAGGAAAGAAGCTGAGCCTCAAGGATGCCCAGGACAAGGATGCCGATATCCTGCTGCCTCACTGGTCCATAGTGGATAAGCAGTGGGTCAAGGACGCCCATTCCCAGGGCACCGAGATCTTCGCTTACACGGCCAACAAGCCCAAACTCGTGCACAAGCTGCTGGACTACTACGGCGTGGACGGCATCATCACCGACAACCCGGAGCGCTTTATCGAGAACGACGACAGCTTCTGGCCCTTCTGA